DNA from Methylobacterium currus:
CTCGGAGCAGGCCGCGTTCACGCACGCTTTCCGGCGCTGGACAGGCACCACGCCCAGCGCATGGCGGAAGGATCATCGGCCTCTGTGAACCCTCGCGAGTCGTCGTTCGCAGCGGCTTGTCGTTGAGCCCCTGTCGCGACGCCGAGATGGGGGTTGGCAGCAGCGATCCGGGACGCGACGTCCTCGTTCTGGCGCTGCGCTGCCGCGGGAGGGGCCGTCCACACCCTCAAGCCTTGCCGCAACCTCGCGGCGGATCGCATCCATCATGGTTTCGCGTCAGGTCCGCGGCTTTCTTGCGAAATCTGTCTCCCGCGATCAAGCCCGATCATGAGAATTGCCTCAGAAGGATCGTGACCTTCCGCTCAGTACGACAATGGTTGAGGGGTGAACATGATGTTCTCTCGTGCACAGCGCAAGGCGCGACTCTTCGCCAGGATCGGCCTGTTGGCGGTGAGCGGCCTTGCCTGCTCCGTCGCTGTGGCCCAGCCGCTCACGGTACGGGTCAACCCCCAGCTTGACCAGCGGGGCGTCCTCATGTCCGGCAACGAGCCCGGCACGATCGAGACCTTGTTCAATGCCGGTCCCCGCTACAACGAACCCAGTGGCGTTCGCATCGGGCGCGGCAGCCTGATTCCTCCTTGGCTCGAACTCGGCTCGTTCCAGAATGTCTCGGTCCCAGGTCTGAACCCGGTCGGCTACTACGGCTACTATATCTCCCCCGATGATCGTGCAGTCGTTGTGGATCTTGATTCTCGCAGGGTCGTGCGCGTCATCGTGCACTGATTGAGCACGGCTCACGTCTGGGCGGAGCCTGTGCGTCGTCCGGCGCTCGAGCGAAGCAGGACCGGTACGGCAAACATCACGACCGGCGTCGGCCGTCCCGATCGGGCCGCATCTCGTACGCCGCGGTCGCCTTCATTTGCCAGGGATCTCGTTTCGTACAGGAGGTCACCATGAAAGAGAGCATGATCGGCATGGCCGTTGCCCTCGTCCTCGCCGGAGTCCCGATGGCCTCGGCCAGGGAGGTGTCCACGACCGGGGCCATCGGTGAGCATGGGACGCTGAGCCAGACCAACTTCAAGATCCTGACCGATGCCCGGATCGGAGTGGTGAAGGCCGCCCTCCAGCTGACGCCCGAGCAGCAGCAATACTGGCCGGCCATCGAGGACGCGATCCGCGCCCGTGCCGACGGGCGCTACCGCCGGCTGTCCGGCTTGGCCGAACGGGTCAAGCAGCAGGGCGACGCCGACCCTCTCGCGCTGATCCGCACGCGCGCCGAGACCCTGGGCCAGCGCTCCGCCGAGCTCAGGCGGCTCGCGGATGCATGGCAACCGCTCTACCAGACCCTCAGTCCGGATCAGAAGACGCGGATGCGCTTTGTCGTCGCCAGGGTCATTGGCGGATTACGGGATGCCATCGACAATCGCCGCCAAGAGCTCTTCGACGACGAGGACGATGAAGGCTGATTGGAAGCCGACCCTGAACCGCCCCGGGTTGTTCGGAGGCTGCTTGGCTTGAGTCGGACGGCCGGAGCTTGGCCGTCGACTTGAGCATCGCCGCCCGCTTCGGTTTAGCGGATGAGCGAGGCTCGGCGAAGAAGTCGTCCGCGATGTACGTCGTCAACGACCAGAAGCCGTGACGGGCGACCGTTCGCCGGCGGGAAAGCGCATGTCGCTTATCGGGATGATCCCCCATTTTCGTGGTTCTCCGGCATTTCGATACGGGTGGAGACTTCCGCGCGGCTCCTGCGGTGAGGACCCGTCATGCTGACGTGGACGGCAGCATGCGGCACAGCTGCACTCCCCTTGAGGGATACCGCACATCGAACGATCAACCGCTCGACATTGCGCGCCGCGGCGGCATTTTCCGCATCATCGGGAAGCGATCTCCCGACGAGGCTCCGGCTGAAGCATCGCGTCCAATCTGCAATCTCTGCAAGGACGCGTCATGTCTGCGCCAAATTCCATTCCTGTCGAAAAGCTTGTCCGCCTGATCGGCACACCCGGCTGCCCGGTGCTGCTCGACGTGCGCACTGACGAGGATTTCGCGGCCGACCCCGGCCCGAACGACGTGTTCAGCCACATCACGGTGTTCTTCTCCAAAATGGCCATGGTGACGTTCGGCGGGGCCTATGCGGTGCTCGCCTACGTCGCCCAGCAGGCGGTGGAGCATCTTGGCTGGCTCCGGCCCCCGGCGAAAGGCTCGACGGCTGTCGATGGTTGCGCGCGCCGAGCCGCTCCTCGGCGGACCGGACCCGGAAACGGCCCTCCGCGATCGTCAGGATCCGGCCGGCCTCCGGGAGGTAGGTCCGGCGCGCCGTGCCCGACCGGGCTCGGCCCGTGGCCGGCCTCGCGCAGGATGCGGCCGAGGGCCTCCCCGTCGAGGACCTCGCGGTGAGGCAGCACGACGACGAACGCCGCGCCGGGCTGCGGCGGGAGCTGCCGCAGAAGGCGCATGAGCGAGGCCGTGTCGGCGGCCGAGGCGCACAGGGCACCGACGACGGGTCCGCCGTCATGGGACGGTGCTGCGCTGTCAGCGGAAGCTGCCATGGTCCTGCCCGATTGCGCCGTGCCGCCGGAAAATCCGGCCGGCGCATCCCGTCCCCCGTCTCCGCAACCGGTGCCGTCCCGCCCGCGGGACGACCGGGCGAGCGCCGTCAGGTCTCCTGCGCGCCCTCGTCGCCCGAGGGCTCGGGCGAGGGCCTCTTGAGGAGGACGGCCTTGCGGATCGTCTCGGCATAGCGGCGATACTCGGCGGCGCGCTCCTCGTAGATCGCGGCGACCGTCATGCGCCCGGCCTCGAGCCCGTCCCGCGCCATGCGCCGGACGAGTTCCGCCCGCTCCTCGATGATGCGCAGGGCCACCCGCATCGCCTCGTCGACGGCGCCCTCCTGCTCCTTGGCCACGGCCTCGGCGGAGAAGGCGTGGCCGACCTGGCAGCGGAACCGCAGAGGCTTGGCGTCCCGCACCTGCGAGAGGACGCCGCTGCAATGCGGGCAGGTCAAGGCCGCGGGATCGGCGATGCGGCGCAGCACGTCGCTGTCGATGCGCTCGCCTGCCGCGACGTCGATCTCGAGGCGCAGTTCGGGGGAGACCGGCAGGCGCGGCCCGGCGGGACCGCGCACCAGATCCGACAGGACGTCGCCGATCCGCGCCGCCGACAGGGTGAGGTCGACCTCCAGGGCCTCCAGGGCGCTGCGCGGCATCTCGTCGGCCAGGGCGTCGGCGGGGTCCTGCACCAGCGTGAGCCCGCCGCAGCTCTTGATCGCCTCAAGGCCCGAGGCGCCGTCGTTCAGGAGCCCGCTCAGCAGGATCCCGATGACCCGGGGGCCGAAGGCCGCGGCCGCCGAGCGGAACAGCGGATCGATGGAGGGCCGGGCCATGTTCTCGCGCGGGCCGCGCCCGAGCCGGATCCCGGTCTCCGTCAGGATCAGGTGGTGGTCCGGCACGCCGAGCGTGATGGTGCCGGGCCGGATCGCCATGCCGTCGGCCGCTGCCCGGACCGGCAATCGGCTCGCCGCGGCGGTCACGGTCGCGAGCAGGCCGAGGCTGCGGGCGGGGATGTGCAGCACGATGAACAGGGCCGCCGGAAGATCCGCCGGCAGGGCGCCGAGGATGGTCCGCAGCGGGACGGTCGCCCCCGACGAGCCGCCGATCACGACGATGTCACGATTGCGCATGCCCGAACCCTCCGATGCATCGCAGGGCCAACGCCCGAAAGGTTCACAGGGTGCGCGGACCACCCTGCCATCGTGTCGATCGCTCGCCCGTCGAAACGCCTCTCACGGATTTCGTAGACAAAAATTATCGGCCTGACGCTGTCATAAGCTGGTCTTGTCGACGACAGCTGCTCGGTTACGAAACAATATTGCATAATTTTTTGACTAATAACTAAAAATATTTTTCCCGCAGCTAGAAATAAGAATTATGATATTTTGATCGAAATTTTGCTATCTTTTCAAAGATCGTAAAACCAATGATTGTCATGTGCCCGTGTCGCAATTCAATGAGTCTCTGATGCCGCAGAGCTTGGAATGTTCGGTCGATATGTGCGTGTGACAAGCCCGGCGGATCGGCGAGGGTGTGCTGGGCACGCGTCAGGTTATCCCGGTTCTCGCCTGCTCGCTCGGCCGCCTGCCGTCGTCCCAACACCTCGCAGAGCCGACGAGCCCGCCATTCGCCCGTGGAGCGGCCGCCGACGGTCGATGGCTCCTCGCAGGCCGTCGCCGCCTCGGGCGATGCGCGCATGCGCGATCCCCGCGCGATGATCGGGTGGTGATCGCCCCGAGGCGAAACATCGGCGGACGGCCTGCCTGCGAAGGCCGGGTGTGGTCGTGCCGCTGACGATGCGACAGCGCTGTTCGGTTCGGTATCGCTCTCGGCCAGGTCCAGCGCATCGGCGTCGAAACCCGCTTGGGCGGGGGAGCCAACTACCTCGACTTCGTCCCGGATGACGTCAAAGGTCGATCCCCGCGTGGGCGGGGGAGCCCAAAGTAAGGCGGCTGGCCCCCGCAAGCCTTGGGGTCGATCCCCGCGTGGGCGGGGGAGCCAACGGGTCGAAGATCGCCGTAGCGCACGGCGCGGGTCGATCCCCGCGTGGGCGGGGGAGCCGCGCTCAGCTTGCCGCCCATGCCGAGCGGCAGGGGTCGATCCCCGCGTGGGCGGGGGAGCCTGAACTTCGCATGGGTCGACAGCCGGAACGTGGGGTCGATCCCCGCGTGGGCGGGGGAGCCCCTGCCGCTCAAGTCGCTGGTATCATTCACGATGTCGAAGAACGCCCCTCACCGGCGGACGAGCAAGGCGCCGTCGAGGTCCGCGAGGGTGCGGGGCGGGAGACCGAGGGTGCGCAGGCCGAGGCGGCCCGGCGCGGCGTCGTCCTTCCACAGGAGAACGATCGAGCCGCCGGGCATCTCGGTCCACCACTCCGACAGCACGGTCCAGACCCGCTCGCGCACGCCCCGGGACAGCTCGGCGCCGACGAAGACGCCGGGGGCGGCCTCCGGCATCACCGAGGACAGGAAGCCGCGGAAGCGGTCGGCGACGTCCCGGGTCACCACCACGGTCATCGGCATGGCACGAAGACCCTCGGGAGGCATGAGGCGGACCGGCCCGTCACGTGGTCTCCTCCTCGAACAGGGTCTTGATGCGGTCGATCATCGCCGGGATGACGCCGTCGCGCCGCAGCCGCTCGGCGACGGTCCGGCGCGCCAGGCGCTCGATCGGGTCGGTGGGGCGCTTCTCCTGCGCCTTCGCGGCCTTGAAGGCGCAGGGGACGGTGATCGTGTCGCGGAAGAGGTCGGCGACGTCGAGCACGAAGCTCTGGCCCGAATCCTCGTGGATGAAGCCGAGCTGGGGGATGGTCGCGGTCGCCGCGACGGCGATCGCGGCGGCGCCCTCCACCGCCGAGGCGGCGTGGTTGAGCGCCTGGTTGGGGATGTCGGCGGCGTTCGGGTTCTGGCGGTCGTAGCGGCGGCCCTGCCAGCGGATGCCGTGGCGCTCCGCCGCCTGCCGGTAGATCTCCTTGACCCGCGCACCCTCGATGCCGCGCAGGACCGCGATGTCGCGATGCGGCAGCACCTCGCCGAGGCGCAGGGCGTACATCCGGCGCGCCACCTTCATGCGGCCGCCCTTCGGGTCCGCCCAGGCCGTC
Protein-coding regions in this window:
- a CDS encoding Spy/CpxP family protein refolding chaperone; this encodes MKESMIGMAVALVLAGVPMASAREVSTTGAIGEHGTLSQTNFKILTDARIGVVKAALQLTPEQQQYWPAIEDAIRARADGRYRRLSGLAERVKQQGDADPLALIRTRAETLGQRSAELRRLADAWQPLYQTLSPDQKTRMRFVVARVIGGLRDAIDNRRQELFDDEDDEG
- a CDS encoding chemotaxis protein CheB; the encoded protein is MRNRDIVVIGGSSGATVPLRTILGALPADLPAALFIVLHIPARSLGLLATVTAAASRLPVRAAADGMAIRPGTITLGVPDHHLILTETGIRLGRGPRENMARPSIDPLFRSAAAAFGPRVIGILLSGLLNDGASGLEAIKSCGGLTLVQDPADALADEMPRSALEALEVDLTLSAARIGDVLSDLVRGPAGPRLPVSPELRLEIDVAAGERIDSDVLRRIADPAALTCPHCSGVLSQVRDAKPLRFRCQVGHAFSAEAVAKEQEGAVDEAMRVALRIIEERAELVRRMARDGLEAGRMTVAAIYEERAAEYRRYAETIRKAVLLKRPSPEPSGDEGAQET
- a CDS encoding winged helix-turn-helix domain-containing protein — translated: MRASPEAATACEEPSTVGGRSTGEWRARRLCEVLGRRQAAERAGENRDNLTRAQHTLADPPGLSHAHIDRTFQALRHQRLIELRHGHMTIIGFTIFEKIAKFRSKYHNSYF
- the cas2e gene encoding type I-E CRISPR-associated endoribonuclease Cas2e; amino-acid sequence: MPMTVVVTRDVADRFRGFLSSVMPEAAPGVFVGAELSRGVRERVWTVLSEWWTEMPGGSIVLLWKDDAAPGRLGLRTLGLPPRTLADLDGALLVRR
- the cas1e gene encoding type I-E CRISPR-associated endonuclease Cas1e, giving the protein MLKGRLGLETARQPHSDRHGLVWLDRGALTVEDGCLRFVAAGSETVEAGDYRIPHQALSMVLLGPGSTVSHDALRILARHNTGLAAIGEGGVRFYTAQPLLPDTSALARRQATAWADPKGGRMKVARRMYALRLGEVLPHRDIAVLRGIEGARVKEIYRQAAERHGIRWQGRRYDRQNPNAADIPNQALNHAASAVEGAAAIAVAATATIPQLGFIHEDSGQSFVLDVADLFRDTITVPCAFKAAKAQEKRPTDPIERLARRTVAERLRRDGVIPAMIDRIKTLFEEETT